The following are from one region of the Acidimicrobiia bacterium genome:
- a CDS encoding sigma factor-like helix-turn-helix DNA-binding protein yields the protein MEQLRPTVDFEVFYRRSWLSVYRPLAATLGDQELASEAVDEAMVRAYVKWRTVREMDNPEGWVYRVAYRWSVDRLRRRGREQRLLPQLVDPPIGGEPVVEPGLSSALDALSIEQRAVVVLACAFDWSAREIADALQIRPGTVKSRLHRALQRLREEMGL from the coding sequence ATGGAGCAGCTCCGGCCGACCGTCGACTTCGAGGTGTTCTACCGCCGCTCCTGGTTGAGTGTGTATCGGCCTCTGGCAGCAACGCTTGGTGATCAGGAACTTGCGTCAGAGGCTGTCGATGAGGCAATGGTCCGCGCCTATGTGAAGTGGCGAACGGTACGCGAGATGGACAACCCCGAGGGCTGGGTATATCGAGTCGCATACCGATGGTCGGTGGATCGACTGCGGCGGCGAGGCCGTGAGCAGAGGCTGCTGCCACAACTCGTTGACCCACCCATAGGTGGTGAACCCGTCGTTGAACCGGGGCTGTCGTCGGCACTCGATGCGCTGTCGATTGAGCAACGAGCAGTTGTGGTTCTTGCGTGTGCGTTCGATTGGTCGGCGCGTGAGATAGCGGATGCACTCCAGATCCGTCCTGGCACGGTCAAGAGTCGTCTCCACCGCGCCCTGCAACGGCTGAGAGAGGAGATGGGCTTATGA
- a CDS encoding helix-turn-helix transcriptional regulator, with translation MRSVDPGVRISSRFRALAAAGLDQRSVKVALLDEIRRLVPFDAYVWVSTDPESEVGSSPVADVPFSPWDLPRLIRLKYGTATNRWTHLVEPASSLAMATGGNLAESLVWRELLSDHGVIDIAGVVFRDSFGCWGFLDLWRMPPHSPFSEEEVAILARVAEPLTAALRGALASTFDETVRRTDRVGPIVLMLSPDLVVNAQTPETPSYLRWLLPDDSVPAPVPAGAYNVAAQLLAREAGVDDHPPWARVHVSGGPWLTLRASRIGLSADDVLAAVAVSVEPSAPLERLSLFVRVFGLTPREAELVGHLRDGGDTRQVAERMFLGELTVQDHLKSIFRKTGTHSRRELLARGLGQ, from the coding sequence ATGAGGAGCGTCGATCCTGGTGTCCGAATCTCTTCCCGTTTTCGGGCGCTCGCCGCAGCGGGACTGGATCAGCGTTCGGTGAAGGTGGCGCTGCTCGACGAGATCCGGCGCCTGGTGCCGTTTGATGCGTATGTGTGGGTTTCGACGGATCCTGAGAGCGAGGTGGGATCCTCGCCCGTGGCGGATGTGCCGTTCTCGCCCTGGGACCTTCCGCGGCTCATCCGGCTGAAGTACGGGACGGCGACGAACAGGTGGACGCATCTCGTCGAACCGGCTTCCAGCCTGGCGATGGCCACAGGAGGAAACCTGGCGGAGAGCCTTGTGTGGCGGGAGCTCCTGAGCGACCACGGGGTGATCGACATCGCCGGGGTGGTGTTTCGGGATAGCTTCGGGTGTTGGGGGTTTCTCGACTTGTGGCGGATGCCGCCGCACTCACCGTTCTCGGAAGAGGAAGTGGCAATCCTCGCCCGTGTCGCCGAGCCTTTGACGGCGGCGCTGCGGGGAGCGCTCGCCTCGACATTCGATGAGACGGTACGGCGGACCGATCGGGTCGGACCCATAGTGTTGATGCTCTCGCCGGATCTCGTGGTGAACGCGCAGACTCCCGAGACGCCGTCCTACTTGCGCTGGCTGCTGCCGGATGACTCGGTGCCAGCCCCGGTCCCGGCGGGCGCATACAACGTTGCCGCCCAGCTCCTGGCTCGAGAGGCGGGTGTCGACGACCATCCACCGTGGGCGCGGGTGCATGTGTCGGGTGGGCCGTGGCTCACTCTGCGGGCCTCGCGGATCGGGCTCTCCGCTGATGATGTGCTGGCGGCCGTGGCGGTGAGTGTCGAGCCGTCGGCTCCGCTCGAACGTCTATCTCTGTTCGTCCGCGTCTTCGGCTTGACACCACGAGAGGCCGAGCTCGTCGGTCATCTCCGCGACGGAGGCGACACCCGTCAGGTGGCGGAGCGGATGTTCCTCGGAGAGCTCACCGTTCAGGACCATCTCAAGTCGATCTTCCGCAAGACCGGCACCCACAGTCGGCGCGAGCTGCTCGCCCGCGGCCTCGGGCAGTGA
- a CDS encoding IS256 family transposase: protein MTHHDDASTFADVLARFGDDGTKELFRGLLEQTLQDLIDAEVTAQIGAGRHERTESRSNYRNGTRERALSTQAGDVGLRIPKLRAGSFFPSLLEPRRRVDKALWAVIMTAYVTGTSTRKVDDLVKALGCDTGVSKSTVSRICGEIDQHVAVFRTRSLDHLGFPYVYLDATYVKARVDHHVVSRAVVIATGVASDGNREVLGLDVGDSEDEVFWTQFLRSLKDRGLGGVKLVISDAHPGLKNAIGRVFQGAAWQRCKVHLLRNLMAHIPKSHKQMIGATVRTIFVQPDAESTRTQLRQVASMLETRYVKAAELLTDAEHDVTAYAEFPQPHWSKIASTNPLERVNKEIKRRSKVVGIFPNDESVIRLVGAVLAETHDEWQTTERRYLSEGSMNQIGQPPQEVNAPYTPELPAA, encoded by the coding sequence ATGACCCACCATGATGATGCCTCAACGTTTGCTGATGTGCTTGCACGTTTCGGTGATGACGGCACCAAAGAGCTGTTCCGGGGCCTTTTAGAACAAACGCTCCAGGACCTGATCGACGCCGAGGTGACTGCCCAGATCGGTGCCGGGCGCCACGAACGCACCGAGTCTCGTTCGAATTATCGCAACGGGACCCGTGAGCGTGCCTTGTCGACTCAGGCAGGCGATGTCGGGTTGCGGATCCCGAAGCTGCGGGCCGGGTCGTTCTTCCCGTCGCTTCTTGAACCCCGCCGCCGGGTCGACAAGGCCTTGTGGGCGGTGATTATGACAGCGTATGTCACGGGCACCTCGACGAGGAAAGTTGATGATCTCGTCAAAGCGCTCGGTTGTGACACCGGGGTGTCGAAATCCACTGTCAGTCGTATCTGTGGCGAGATCGACCAACACGTTGCCGTGTTCCGTACCCGGTCACTGGATCACCTGGGATTCCCATACGTATATCTCGATGCCACCTATGTCAAAGCCCGCGTCGATCACCACGTCGTGTCAAGGGCTGTAGTGATCGCAACCGGTGTCGCTTCGGACGGAAACAGGGAAGTGTTGGGCCTCGATGTTGGCGATTCAGAAGACGAGGTGTTTTGGACCCAGTTCCTGCGATCGTTAAAAGACAGGGGTCTTGGCGGTGTCAAGCTCGTGATCTCAGACGCCCACCCCGGACTCAAAAACGCCATCGGGCGAGTGTTCCAAGGCGCAGCGTGGCAACGATGCAAAGTGCATCTGTTGCGCAACCTGATGGCTCACATCCCCAAGAGTCACAAACAGATGATCGGAGCAACCGTGCGGACCATCTTCGTACAACCAGACGCCGAATCGACTCGTACCCAACTCCGGCAGGTCGCCTCGATGCTCGAAACCCGATATGTGAAAGCTGCCGAACTCCTCACCGATGCGGAACACGATGTCACAGCGTATGCAGAGTTCCCGCAACCACACTGGTCAAAGATTGCCTCAACAAACCCGCTCGAGCGGGTCAACAAAGAGATCAAACGTCGTTCCAAGGTCGTAGGAATCTTCCCCAACGACGAATCCGTGATCCGCCTCGTCGGTGCCGTGCTGGCTGAAACCCACGACGAATGGCAAACCACCGAACGCCGCTACCTCTCAGAAGGATCCATGAACCAAATCGGACAACCACCACAGGAGGTCAACGCGCCCTACACACCAGAACTACCCGCCGCCTAA
- a CDS encoding transposase, with protein MGRPSKYPEEFRREAVELYRSSDRPRVEVARSLGISDNTLAAWVKAARAEAESGLDPDERAELERLRKENRELRLDREILRKAAAYFARETNR; from the coding sequence ATGGGTCGTCCAAGCAAGTATCCGGAGGAGTTCCGGAGGGAAGCTGTCGAGTTGTATCGGTCGTCTGACCGTCCAAGGGTCGAGGTTGCTCGGTCGTTGGGGATTTCGGATAACACGCTTGCAGCGTGGGTCAAGGCGGCTCGTGCCGAAGCCGAGTCGGGTCTTGATCCTGATGAGCGTGCTGAGCTCGAGCGGCTCCGGAAGGAGAATCGAGAGTTGCGTCTGGATCGGGAGATCCTCCGCAAGGCGGCAGCGTATTTCGCTCGGGAGACGAACAGGTGA
- a CDS encoding HNH endonuclease — MAFGPRVGPDVLEAVLCGGTVRAVGMDGDEPVFASQATRAIPPAIRDTVLFRDGGCTIDGCNSRYRLEPHHIIPRSEHGTHHPSNLTTLCWYHHHVAIHGNGFRIDTESPPHKRRLIRPLNHRGPPPSR, encoded by the coding sequence GTGGCCTTCGGTCCACGGGTCGGTCCCGATGTGCTCGAAGCGGTTCTCTGTGGTGGGACCGTCCGGGCTGTCGGAATGGACGGCGACGAACCGGTCTTCGCGTCACAAGCAACCCGGGCGATCCCTCCGGCGATCCGCGATACGGTGCTGTTTCGCGACGGTGGATGCACGATCGATGGTTGCAACAGCCGATACCGCCTTGAACCGCATCACATCATTCCCCGATCCGAACACGGCACACACCATCCATCGAACCTGACCACCCTGTGCTGGTACCACCATCATGTCGCGATCCACGGCAACGGGTTTCGCATCGACACCGAATCACCACCGCACAAGCGTCGCCTCATCCGGCCGCTCAACCATCGCGGGCCGCCACCATCGAGGTGA